A single window of Emys orbicularis isolate rEmyOrb1 chromosome 18, rEmyOrb1.hap1, whole genome shotgun sequence DNA harbors:
- the ABL1 gene encoding tyrosine-protein kinase ABL1 isoform X1: protein MGQQPGKVLGDQRRPSLPALHFIKGAGKKESSRHGGPHCNVFVEHEALQRPVVSDFEPQGLSEAARWNSKENLLSGPSENDPNLFVALYDFVASGDNTLSITKGEKLRVLGYNHNGEWCEAQTKNGQGWVPSNYITPVNSLEKHSWYHGPVSRNAAEYLLSSGINGSFLVRESESSPGQRSISLRYEGRVYHYRINTASDGKLYVSSESRFNTLAELVHHHSTVADGLITTLHYPAPKRNKPTIYGVSPNYDKWEIERTDITMKHKLGGGQYGEVYEGVWKKYNLTVAVKTLKEDTMEVEEFLKEAAVMKEIKHPNLVQLLGVCTREPPFYIITEFMTYGNLLDYLRECNRQEVNAVVLLYMATQISSAMEYLEKKNFIHRDLAARNCLVGENHLVKVADFGLSRLMTGDTYTAHAGAKFPIKWTAPESLAYNKFSIKSDVWAFGVLLWEIATYGMSPYPGIDLSQVYELLEKDYRMERPEGCPEKVYELMRACWQWSPSDRPSFAEIHQAFETMFQESSISDEVEKELGKKGMRSVVSNFLQAPELPTKTRSSRRAAESKDASENMEMAHPKGQGECDPLEHEPAVSPLLPRKERVALESSLNEDERLLPKDKKTNLFSALIKKKKKTAPAPPKRSSSFREMDGHSDRKGGGEEESRDASNGAFIMPPADAIDASKCQGPSNGAGVTNGAVTGNSGFLSPHLWKKNSAMTSNRPTTGEEECSSNASKRFLRSCSASCVPHGAKDTEWRSVTLPRDLQSTGRQFDSSTFGGHKSEKPALPRKRANENKTDLAVKGTVTPPPRLLKKNEETTDDVFKDTESSPGSSPPSLTPKLVRRQPIIAPSSSLSHKDDGIKSSALGTIGMADQGPTVKPNSAGVVVTSKASTEEPRMRRLKQTSESSGKDKVKLSKLKPAPPPPLSSASIGKPGKSSHSPSQEAADAGSGTKSKQLTQVADTISSDAAKPNQLGEGVKKPGLPSVPKPQSSTKLLLTTAAPAPSSSSAPSGDQPSSTAFIPLISTRVSLRKTRQPPERIASGTITKGVVLESTEALRIAINKNSEQMASHSAVLEAGKNLYTFCVSYVDSIQQMRNKFAFREAINKLENNLRELQICPATASSGPAATQDFSKLLSSVKEISDIVQR, encoded by the exons AAGCCCTTCAGAGGCCAGTAGTATCCGATTTTGAGCCCCAGGGTCTGAGTGAAGCAGCCCGTTGGAACTCCAAGGAAAACCTCCTGTCTGGTCCTAGTGAAAATGACCCCAATCTTTTTGTTGCACTATATGATTTTGTGGCGAGTGGGGACAACACTCTCAGCATAACTAAAG GTGAAAAGCTCCGTGTCTTGGGCTACAATCATAACGGGGAATGGTGTGAGGCCCAAACAAAGAATGGGCAGGGCTGGGTACCAAGTAACTACATCACCCCAGTGAATAGTTTGGAGAAACATTCCTGGTACCATGGACCAGTGTCGCGCAATGCCGCCGAGTACCTGCTGAGCAGCGGAATCAATGGCAGCTTTCTGGTGCGGGAGAGTGAGAGCAGTCCAGGACAGAGGTCTATATCACTGAGATACGAGGGAAGGGTGTACCACTACAGGATAAACACTGCATCTGATGGAAAG CTGTATGTCTCCTCCGAGAGCCGCTTCAACACTTTGGCAGAGTTGGTCCATCACCATTCGACTGTAGCAGATGGGCTCATCACCACTCTACACTACCCAGCACCCAAGCGCAACAAGCCCACTATCTACGGAGTGTCTCCAAACTATGACAAGTGGGAGATTGAGAGAACCGACATCACCATGAAGCACAAACTTGGAGGGGGCCAGTATGGAGAGGTGTATGAAGGAGTCTGGAAGAAATATAACCTTACAGTGGCTGTGAAGACCTTAAAG GAGGACACCATGGAGGTAGAAGAGTTCTTAAAAGAAGCCGCAGTCATGAAAGAGATCAAGCATCCTAACTTGGTGCAGTTATTAG GGGTATGTACACGGGAACCTCCGTTCTACATCATCACAGAGTTCATGACTTATGGGAATCTGTTGGATTATCTGCGCGAGTGTAACCGGCAGGAGGTGAATGCTGTGGTGCTACTGTACATGGCGACTCAGATCTCCTCAGCCATGGAGTACCTGGAGAAGAAAAACTTCATTCACAG GGATCTTGCTGCCAGAAACTGCCTTGTAGGGGAGAACCACTTGGTGAAGGTGGCAGATTTTGGTCTGAGCAGGCTGATGACAGGTGATACATACACTGCCCATGCTGGAGCCAAGTTCCCAATCAAATGGACTGCACCAGAAAGTCTGGCTTACAACAAATTCTCCATTAAGTCTGATGTCTGGG CCTTTGGCGTCCTGCTATGGGAAATCGCAACATACGGCATGAGCCCTTACCCTGGAATTGACCTGTCTCAGGTGTATGAGCTGTTGGAGAAAGACTACCGCATGGAGCGGCCTGAAGGTTGCCCTGAGAAAGTCTATGAGCTCATGAGAGCAT GCTGGCAGTGGAGCCCTTCTGATAGGCCCTCGTTTGCTGAAATCCACCAAGCATTTGAAACGATGTTTCAAGAATCCAGCATATCAGACG AGGTGGAGAAAGAGTTGGGGAAAAAAGGCATGAGAAGCGTAGTGAGTAACTTCCTGCAGGCTCCAGAACTACCGACCAAAACAAGATCGTCCAGGAGAGCTGCTGAAAGCAAAGATGCCAGTGAGAACATGGAGATGGCGCATCCTAAAGGACAAGGGGAATGTG ACCCTCTGGAGCATGAACCTGCTGTTTCTCCCTTGCTCCCACGGAAGGAAAGAGTTGCCCTGGAGAGCAGTTTAAATGAAGATGAGCGGTTGCTTCCAAAAGACAAAAAGACCAACCTCTTCAGTGCTCTtatcaagaagaagaagaagactgcccctgcccctccgaAACGCAGCAGCTCCTTCCGGGAGATGGACGGCCACTCGGACCgcaagggtgggggtgaggaggaaagCAGGGATGCCAGCAATGGGGCTTTCATCATGCCCCCTGCAGATGCCATCGATGCCTCAAAGTGCCAGGGCCCAAGCAATGGGGCTGGAGTCACTAATGGAGCTGTCACTGGGAACTCGGGctttttatccccccacctatGGAAAAAAAACAGCGCCATGACTAGCAACCGGCCGACAACCGGTGAAGAAGAGTGTAGTTCTAATGCCAGCAAGCGCTTCCTGAGGTCCTGCTCAGCATCGTGCGTACCCCATGGAGCCAAGGACACGGAGTGGAGATCCGTGACGCTGCCCAGGGATTTGCAGTCCACAGGGCGGCAGTTTGATTCCTCCACCTTCGGCGGGCACAAGAGCGAAAAGCCAGCCCTGCCTCGGAAGCGGGCGAATGAGAACAAGACGGATCTTGCTGTCAAGGGGACGGTGACGCCTCCTCCCCGGTTGCTGAAGAAAAATGAAGAGACAACTGACGATGTATTCAAAGACACAGAgtccagccctggctccagcccaccCTCTCTGACACCAAAACTTGTACGCAGGCAACCTATAATCGCTCCTTCCTCCAGCCTGTCCCACAAGGATGATGGCATCAAATCCAGTGCCTTAGGTACCATTGGGATGGCAGACCAAGGTCCTACTGTCAAACCCAACTCTGCTGGGGTTGTGGTCACCAGCAAGGCTTCCACGGAGGAGCCAAGGATGAGGAGGCTCAAGCAGACTTCCGAGTCGTCAGGAAAGGACAAGGTGAAGTTATCAAAGCTTAAACCGGCCCCTCCGCCTCCACTCTCCTCAGCTTCCATTGGGAAGCCTGGAAAATCAtcccacagccccagccaggAAGCAGCAGATGCAGGGTCTGGTACTAAATCTAAACAGTTGACTCAGGTTGCAGACACTATAAGCAGTGATGCCGCCAAGCCAAACCAGTTAGGGGAGGGTGTAAAAaagcctgggctcccctctgtaCCAAAGCCACAGTCCTCCACAAAGCTGCTGCTGACCACAgcggccccagccccctcttccTCATCTGCCCCGAGCGGAGACCAACCATCGTCAACAGCCTTCATCCCTCTCATATCCACCAGAGTCTCCTTGCGCAAAACCCGCCAGCCTCCAGAGAGGATAGCCAGTGGCACCATCACCAAGGGAGTGGTATTGGAAAGCACCGAGGCCCTGCGCATTGCCATCAACAAGAACTCCGAACAAATGGCGAGCCACAGCGCCGTCTTGGAGGCCGGCAAAAACCTCTACACGTTCTGCGTGAGCTACGTGGACTCCATCCAGCAGATGAGGAACAAATTTGCCTTCCGTGAGGCCATCAACAAGCTGGAGAATAACCTTCGGGAGCTCCAGATCTGTCCAGCCACCGCCAGCAGCGGCCCTGCAGCCACGCAGGACTTTAGCAAACTTCTCAGCTCGGTGAAGGAAATCAGCGATATTGTTCAGAGGTAG
- the ABL1 gene encoding tyrosine-protein kinase ABL1 isoform X2, with protein sequence MGQQPGKVLGDQRRPSLPALHFIKGAGKKESSRHGGPHCNVFVEHALQRPVVSDFEPQGLSEAARWNSKENLLSGPSENDPNLFVALYDFVASGDNTLSITKGEKLRVLGYNHNGEWCEAQTKNGQGWVPSNYITPVNSLEKHSWYHGPVSRNAAEYLLSSGINGSFLVRESESSPGQRSISLRYEGRVYHYRINTASDGKLYVSSESRFNTLAELVHHHSTVADGLITTLHYPAPKRNKPTIYGVSPNYDKWEIERTDITMKHKLGGGQYGEVYEGVWKKYNLTVAVKTLKEDTMEVEEFLKEAAVMKEIKHPNLVQLLGVCTREPPFYIITEFMTYGNLLDYLRECNRQEVNAVVLLYMATQISSAMEYLEKKNFIHRDLAARNCLVGENHLVKVADFGLSRLMTGDTYTAHAGAKFPIKWTAPESLAYNKFSIKSDVWAFGVLLWEIATYGMSPYPGIDLSQVYELLEKDYRMERPEGCPEKVYELMRACWQWSPSDRPSFAEIHQAFETMFQESSISDEVEKELGKKGMRSVVSNFLQAPELPTKTRSSRRAAESKDASENMEMAHPKGQGECDPLEHEPAVSPLLPRKERVALESSLNEDERLLPKDKKTNLFSALIKKKKKTAPAPPKRSSSFREMDGHSDRKGGGEEESRDASNGAFIMPPADAIDASKCQGPSNGAGVTNGAVTGNSGFLSPHLWKKNSAMTSNRPTTGEEECSSNASKRFLRSCSASCVPHGAKDTEWRSVTLPRDLQSTGRQFDSSTFGGHKSEKPALPRKRANENKTDLAVKGTVTPPPRLLKKNEETTDDVFKDTESSPGSSPPSLTPKLVRRQPIIAPSSSLSHKDDGIKSSALGTIGMADQGPTVKPNSAGVVVTSKASTEEPRMRRLKQTSESSGKDKVKLSKLKPAPPPPLSSASIGKPGKSSHSPSQEAADAGSGTKSKQLTQVADTISSDAAKPNQLGEGVKKPGLPSVPKPQSSTKLLLTTAAPAPSSSSAPSGDQPSSTAFIPLISTRVSLRKTRQPPERIASGTITKGVVLESTEALRIAINKNSEQMASHSAVLEAGKNLYTFCVSYVDSIQQMRNKFAFREAINKLENNLRELQICPATASSGPAATQDFSKLLSSVKEISDIVQR encoded by the exons CCCTTCAGAGGCCAGTAGTATCCGATTTTGAGCCCCAGGGTCTGAGTGAAGCAGCCCGTTGGAACTCCAAGGAAAACCTCCTGTCTGGTCCTAGTGAAAATGACCCCAATCTTTTTGTTGCACTATATGATTTTGTGGCGAGTGGGGACAACACTCTCAGCATAACTAAAG GTGAAAAGCTCCGTGTCTTGGGCTACAATCATAACGGGGAATGGTGTGAGGCCCAAACAAAGAATGGGCAGGGCTGGGTACCAAGTAACTACATCACCCCAGTGAATAGTTTGGAGAAACATTCCTGGTACCATGGACCAGTGTCGCGCAATGCCGCCGAGTACCTGCTGAGCAGCGGAATCAATGGCAGCTTTCTGGTGCGGGAGAGTGAGAGCAGTCCAGGACAGAGGTCTATATCACTGAGATACGAGGGAAGGGTGTACCACTACAGGATAAACACTGCATCTGATGGAAAG CTGTATGTCTCCTCCGAGAGCCGCTTCAACACTTTGGCAGAGTTGGTCCATCACCATTCGACTGTAGCAGATGGGCTCATCACCACTCTACACTACCCAGCACCCAAGCGCAACAAGCCCACTATCTACGGAGTGTCTCCAAACTATGACAAGTGGGAGATTGAGAGAACCGACATCACCATGAAGCACAAACTTGGAGGGGGCCAGTATGGAGAGGTGTATGAAGGAGTCTGGAAGAAATATAACCTTACAGTGGCTGTGAAGACCTTAAAG GAGGACACCATGGAGGTAGAAGAGTTCTTAAAAGAAGCCGCAGTCATGAAAGAGATCAAGCATCCTAACTTGGTGCAGTTATTAG GGGTATGTACACGGGAACCTCCGTTCTACATCATCACAGAGTTCATGACTTATGGGAATCTGTTGGATTATCTGCGCGAGTGTAACCGGCAGGAGGTGAATGCTGTGGTGCTACTGTACATGGCGACTCAGATCTCCTCAGCCATGGAGTACCTGGAGAAGAAAAACTTCATTCACAG GGATCTTGCTGCCAGAAACTGCCTTGTAGGGGAGAACCACTTGGTGAAGGTGGCAGATTTTGGTCTGAGCAGGCTGATGACAGGTGATACATACACTGCCCATGCTGGAGCCAAGTTCCCAATCAAATGGACTGCACCAGAAAGTCTGGCTTACAACAAATTCTCCATTAAGTCTGATGTCTGGG CCTTTGGCGTCCTGCTATGGGAAATCGCAACATACGGCATGAGCCCTTACCCTGGAATTGACCTGTCTCAGGTGTATGAGCTGTTGGAGAAAGACTACCGCATGGAGCGGCCTGAAGGTTGCCCTGAGAAAGTCTATGAGCTCATGAGAGCAT GCTGGCAGTGGAGCCCTTCTGATAGGCCCTCGTTTGCTGAAATCCACCAAGCATTTGAAACGATGTTTCAAGAATCCAGCATATCAGACG AGGTGGAGAAAGAGTTGGGGAAAAAAGGCATGAGAAGCGTAGTGAGTAACTTCCTGCAGGCTCCAGAACTACCGACCAAAACAAGATCGTCCAGGAGAGCTGCTGAAAGCAAAGATGCCAGTGAGAACATGGAGATGGCGCATCCTAAAGGACAAGGGGAATGTG ACCCTCTGGAGCATGAACCTGCTGTTTCTCCCTTGCTCCCACGGAAGGAAAGAGTTGCCCTGGAGAGCAGTTTAAATGAAGATGAGCGGTTGCTTCCAAAAGACAAAAAGACCAACCTCTTCAGTGCTCTtatcaagaagaagaagaagactgcccctgcccctccgaAACGCAGCAGCTCCTTCCGGGAGATGGACGGCCACTCGGACCgcaagggtgggggtgaggaggaaagCAGGGATGCCAGCAATGGGGCTTTCATCATGCCCCCTGCAGATGCCATCGATGCCTCAAAGTGCCAGGGCCCAAGCAATGGGGCTGGAGTCACTAATGGAGCTGTCACTGGGAACTCGGGctttttatccccccacctatGGAAAAAAAACAGCGCCATGACTAGCAACCGGCCGACAACCGGTGAAGAAGAGTGTAGTTCTAATGCCAGCAAGCGCTTCCTGAGGTCCTGCTCAGCATCGTGCGTACCCCATGGAGCCAAGGACACGGAGTGGAGATCCGTGACGCTGCCCAGGGATTTGCAGTCCACAGGGCGGCAGTTTGATTCCTCCACCTTCGGCGGGCACAAGAGCGAAAAGCCAGCCCTGCCTCGGAAGCGGGCGAATGAGAACAAGACGGATCTTGCTGTCAAGGGGACGGTGACGCCTCCTCCCCGGTTGCTGAAGAAAAATGAAGAGACAACTGACGATGTATTCAAAGACACAGAgtccagccctggctccagcccaccCTCTCTGACACCAAAACTTGTACGCAGGCAACCTATAATCGCTCCTTCCTCCAGCCTGTCCCACAAGGATGATGGCATCAAATCCAGTGCCTTAGGTACCATTGGGATGGCAGACCAAGGTCCTACTGTCAAACCCAACTCTGCTGGGGTTGTGGTCACCAGCAAGGCTTCCACGGAGGAGCCAAGGATGAGGAGGCTCAAGCAGACTTCCGAGTCGTCAGGAAAGGACAAGGTGAAGTTATCAAAGCTTAAACCGGCCCCTCCGCCTCCACTCTCCTCAGCTTCCATTGGGAAGCCTGGAAAATCAtcccacagccccagccaggAAGCAGCAGATGCAGGGTCTGGTACTAAATCTAAACAGTTGACTCAGGTTGCAGACACTATAAGCAGTGATGCCGCCAAGCCAAACCAGTTAGGGGAGGGTGTAAAAaagcctgggctcccctctgtaCCAAAGCCACAGTCCTCCACAAAGCTGCTGCTGACCACAgcggccccagccccctcttccTCATCTGCCCCGAGCGGAGACCAACCATCGTCAACAGCCTTCATCCCTCTCATATCCACCAGAGTCTCCTTGCGCAAAACCCGCCAGCCTCCAGAGAGGATAGCCAGTGGCACCATCACCAAGGGAGTGGTATTGGAAAGCACCGAGGCCCTGCGCATTGCCATCAACAAGAACTCCGAACAAATGGCGAGCCACAGCGCCGTCTTGGAGGCCGGCAAAAACCTCTACACGTTCTGCGTGAGCTACGTGGACTCCATCCAGCAGATGAGGAACAAATTTGCCTTCCGTGAGGCCATCAACAAGCTGGAGAATAACCTTCGGGAGCTCCAGATCTGTCCAGCCACCGCCAGCAGCGGCCCTGCAGCCACGCAGGACTTTAGCAAACTTCTCAGCTCGGTGAAGGAAATCAGCGATATTGTTCAGAGGTAG
- the ABL1 gene encoding tyrosine-protein kinase ABL1 isoform X3, with product MLEICLKLVGCKSKKGLSSSSSCYLEEALQRPVVSDFEPQGLSEAARWNSKENLLSGPSENDPNLFVALYDFVASGDNTLSITKGEKLRVLGYNHNGEWCEAQTKNGQGWVPSNYITPVNSLEKHSWYHGPVSRNAAEYLLSSGINGSFLVRESESSPGQRSISLRYEGRVYHYRINTASDGKLYVSSESRFNTLAELVHHHSTVADGLITTLHYPAPKRNKPTIYGVSPNYDKWEIERTDITMKHKLGGGQYGEVYEGVWKKYNLTVAVKTLKEDTMEVEEFLKEAAVMKEIKHPNLVQLLGVCTREPPFYIITEFMTYGNLLDYLRECNRQEVNAVVLLYMATQISSAMEYLEKKNFIHRDLAARNCLVGENHLVKVADFGLSRLMTGDTYTAHAGAKFPIKWTAPESLAYNKFSIKSDVWAFGVLLWEIATYGMSPYPGIDLSQVYELLEKDYRMERPEGCPEKVYELMRACWQWSPSDRPSFAEIHQAFETMFQESSISDEVEKELGKKGMRSVVSNFLQAPELPTKTRSSRRAAESKDASENMEMAHPKGQGECDPLEHEPAVSPLLPRKERVALESSLNEDERLLPKDKKTNLFSALIKKKKKTAPAPPKRSSSFREMDGHSDRKGGGEEESRDASNGAFIMPPADAIDASKCQGPSNGAGVTNGAVTGNSGFLSPHLWKKNSAMTSNRPTTGEEECSSNASKRFLRSCSASCVPHGAKDTEWRSVTLPRDLQSTGRQFDSSTFGGHKSEKPALPRKRANENKTDLAVKGTVTPPPRLLKKNEETTDDVFKDTESSPGSSPPSLTPKLVRRQPIIAPSSSLSHKDDGIKSSALGTIGMADQGPTVKPNSAGVVVTSKASTEEPRMRRLKQTSESSGKDKVKLSKLKPAPPPPLSSASIGKPGKSSHSPSQEAADAGSGTKSKQLTQVADTISSDAAKPNQLGEGVKKPGLPSVPKPQSSTKLLLTTAAPAPSSSSAPSGDQPSSTAFIPLISTRVSLRKTRQPPERIASGTITKGVVLESTEALRIAINKNSEQMASHSAVLEAGKNLYTFCVSYVDSIQQMRNKFAFREAINKLENNLRELQICPATASSGPAATQDFSKLLSSVKEISDIVQR from the exons AAGCCCTTCAGAGGCCAGTAGTATCCGATTTTGAGCCCCAGGGTCTGAGTGAAGCAGCCCGTTGGAACTCCAAGGAAAACCTCCTGTCTGGTCCTAGTGAAAATGACCCCAATCTTTTTGTTGCACTATATGATTTTGTGGCGAGTGGGGACAACACTCTCAGCATAACTAAAG GTGAAAAGCTCCGTGTCTTGGGCTACAATCATAACGGGGAATGGTGTGAGGCCCAAACAAAGAATGGGCAGGGCTGGGTACCAAGTAACTACATCACCCCAGTGAATAGTTTGGAGAAACATTCCTGGTACCATGGACCAGTGTCGCGCAATGCCGCCGAGTACCTGCTGAGCAGCGGAATCAATGGCAGCTTTCTGGTGCGGGAGAGTGAGAGCAGTCCAGGACAGAGGTCTATATCACTGAGATACGAGGGAAGGGTGTACCACTACAGGATAAACACTGCATCTGATGGAAAG CTGTATGTCTCCTCCGAGAGCCGCTTCAACACTTTGGCAGAGTTGGTCCATCACCATTCGACTGTAGCAGATGGGCTCATCACCACTCTACACTACCCAGCACCCAAGCGCAACAAGCCCACTATCTACGGAGTGTCTCCAAACTATGACAAGTGGGAGATTGAGAGAACCGACATCACCATGAAGCACAAACTTGGAGGGGGCCAGTATGGAGAGGTGTATGAAGGAGTCTGGAAGAAATATAACCTTACAGTGGCTGTGAAGACCTTAAAG GAGGACACCATGGAGGTAGAAGAGTTCTTAAAAGAAGCCGCAGTCATGAAAGAGATCAAGCATCCTAACTTGGTGCAGTTATTAG GGGTATGTACACGGGAACCTCCGTTCTACATCATCACAGAGTTCATGACTTATGGGAATCTGTTGGATTATCTGCGCGAGTGTAACCGGCAGGAGGTGAATGCTGTGGTGCTACTGTACATGGCGACTCAGATCTCCTCAGCCATGGAGTACCTGGAGAAGAAAAACTTCATTCACAG GGATCTTGCTGCCAGAAACTGCCTTGTAGGGGAGAACCACTTGGTGAAGGTGGCAGATTTTGGTCTGAGCAGGCTGATGACAGGTGATACATACACTGCCCATGCTGGAGCCAAGTTCCCAATCAAATGGACTGCACCAGAAAGTCTGGCTTACAACAAATTCTCCATTAAGTCTGATGTCTGGG CCTTTGGCGTCCTGCTATGGGAAATCGCAACATACGGCATGAGCCCTTACCCTGGAATTGACCTGTCTCAGGTGTATGAGCTGTTGGAGAAAGACTACCGCATGGAGCGGCCTGAAGGTTGCCCTGAGAAAGTCTATGAGCTCATGAGAGCAT GCTGGCAGTGGAGCCCTTCTGATAGGCCCTCGTTTGCTGAAATCCACCAAGCATTTGAAACGATGTTTCAAGAATCCAGCATATCAGACG AGGTGGAGAAAGAGTTGGGGAAAAAAGGCATGAGAAGCGTAGTGAGTAACTTCCTGCAGGCTCCAGAACTACCGACCAAAACAAGATCGTCCAGGAGAGCTGCTGAAAGCAAAGATGCCAGTGAGAACATGGAGATGGCGCATCCTAAAGGACAAGGGGAATGTG ACCCTCTGGAGCATGAACCTGCTGTTTCTCCCTTGCTCCCACGGAAGGAAAGAGTTGCCCTGGAGAGCAGTTTAAATGAAGATGAGCGGTTGCTTCCAAAAGACAAAAAGACCAACCTCTTCAGTGCTCTtatcaagaagaagaagaagactgcccctgcccctccgaAACGCAGCAGCTCCTTCCGGGAGATGGACGGCCACTCGGACCgcaagggtgggggtgaggaggaaagCAGGGATGCCAGCAATGGGGCTTTCATCATGCCCCCTGCAGATGCCATCGATGCCTCAAAGTGCCAGGGCCCAAGCAATGGGGCTGGAGTCACTAATGGAGCTGTCACTGGGAACTCGGGctttttatccccccacctatGGAAAAAAAACAGCGCCATGACTAGCAACCGGCCGACAACCGGTGAAGAAGAGTGTAGTTCTAATGCCAGCAAGCGCTTCCTGAGGTCCTGCTCAGCATCGTGCGTACCCCATGGAGCCAAGGACACGGAGTGGAGATCCGTGACGCTGCCCAGGGATTTGCAGTCCACAGGGCGGCAGTTTGATTCCTCCACCTTCGGCGGGCACAAGAGCGAAAAGCCAGCCCTGCCTCGGAAGCGGGCGAATGAGAACAAGACGGATCTTGCTGTCAAGGGGACGGTGACGCCTCCTCCCCGGTTGCTGAAGAAAAATGAAGAGACAACTGACGATGTATTCAAAGACACAGAgtccagccctggctccagcccaccCTCTCTGACACCAAAACTTGTACGCAGGCAACCTATAATCGCTCCTTCCTCCAGCCTGTCCCACAAGGATGATGGCATCAAATCCAGTGCCTTAGGTACCATTGGGATGGCAGACCAAGGTCCTACTGTCAAACCCAACTCTGCTGGGGTTGTGGTCACCAGCAAGGCTTCCACGGAGGAGCCAAGGATGAGGAGGCTCAAGCAGACTTCCGAGTCGTCAGGAAAGGACAAGGTGAAGTTATCAAAGCTTAAACCGGCCCCTCCGCCTCCACTCTCCTCAGCTTCCATTGGGAAGCCTGGAAAATCAtcccacagccccagccaggAAGCAGCAGATGCAGGGTCTGGTACTAAATCTAAACAGTTGACTCAGGTTGCAGACACTATAAGCAGTGATGCCGCCAAGCCAAACCAGTTAGGGGAGGGTGTAAAAaagcctgggctcccctctgtaCCAAAGCCACAGTCCTCCACAAAGCTGCTGCTGACCACAgcggccccagccccctcttccTCATCTGCCCCGAGCGGAGACCAACCATCGTCAACAGCCTTCATCCCTCTCATATCCACCAGAGTCTCCTTGCGCAAAACCCGCCAGCCTCCAGAGAGGATAGCCAGTGGCACCATCACCAAGGGAGTGGTATTGGAAAGCACCGAGGCCCTGCGCATTGCCATCAACAAGAACTCCGAACAAATGGCGAGCCACAGCGCCGTCTTGGAGGCCGGCAAAAACCTCTACACGTTCTGCGTGAGCTACGTGGACTCCATCCAGCAGATGAGGAACAAATTTGCCTTCCGTGAGGCCATCAACAAGCTGGAGAATAACCTTCGGGAGCTCCAGATCTGTCCAGCCACCGCCAGCAGCGGCCCTGCAGCCACGCAGGACTTTAGCAAACTTCTCAGCTCGGTGAAGGAAATCAGCGATATTGTTCAGAGGTAG